In Candidatus Woesebacteria bacterium, one DNA window encodes the following:
- a CDS encoding Nuclease-like protein, translated as MDERKIDPDNQKIKLIKSTSFFVLAAFLAFLLATFRPQKTTNIKIIKDFKTNIPETKEETKTKESKIKVVKVIDGDTIELENGQKVRYIGIDTPELVHPSKPVECFAKEAQEKNKELVLGKEVWLEKDISETDKYGRLLRYVWVNDILVNEVLVQEGYAQVSTYPPDVKYQERFLEAQRKAREENKGLWSSCQYFGQKVLSSQAEKGCLIKGNISASGEKIYHLTECGSYHKTVINESKGEKWFCSEKEAIFAGFRKAKNCP; from the coding sequence GTGGACGAGAGAAAAATAGATCCTGATAACCAAAAGATTAAACTAATAAAAAGCACAAGCTTTTTTGTCTTAGCAGCTTTTCTCGCATTTCTTCTTGCAACTTTTAGGCCTCAAAAAACCACAAATATCAAAATAATAAAAGATTTCAAAACAAATATTCCTGAAACTAAAGAGGAAACAAAAACCAAAGAGTCAAAAATAAAAGTAGTAAAAGTGATTGACGGGGATACGATTGAGCTTGAAAACGGGCAAAAAGTTCGCTATATCGGAATAGACACACCAGAACTGGTTCACCCTTCAAAACCAGTTGAATGCTTTGCCAAAGAAGCGCAAGAGAAAAACAAAGAATTGGTTTTGGGAAAAGAAGTATGGCTCGAAAAGGATATTTCAGAAACCGACAAATACGGCAGACTTCTAAGATATGTTTGGGTGAATGATATTTTAGTTAATGAAGTCTTGGTTCAAGAAGGCTACGCACAAGTAAGCACCTATCCTCCCGATGTAAAATACCAGGAAAGATTTCTTGAAGCCCAAAGAAAAGCAAGAGAGGAAAATAAAGGTCTTTGGAGTAGCTGCCAATATTTTGGACAGAAAGTGTTATCCAGCCAAGCAGAAAAAGGATGCTTAATTAAAGGCAACATTTCAGCCTCAGGCGAAAAGATCTATCACCTCACAGAATGCGGCTCTTATCACAAAACTGTCATTAATGAATCAAAAGGCGAAAAGTGGTTTTGCAGCGAAAAAGAAGCAATATTTGCAGGATTCAGAAAAGCAAAGAACTGCCCTTAG
- a CDS encoding NAD(P)HX epimerase / NAD(P)HX dehydratase: MKNFSPKELKRLYQPNTNSSKEDNGQITIIGGSSLFHGAPILALKTASRIVDMVFFSSPEKPLREVASIIKAQLSSFIWVPWEEVEEYIKKSDAILIGSGFMRYRNEKQRKECLEDGKCGIEAEKTKKITKNLIKKFPQKKWVIDAGSLQTIEAKDIPQNAIITPNKREFKLVFKDESKGIDTMPGREKAELLKSLSQKYKIYIVLKGAETLVSSPKEVVVVKGGNAGLTKGGTGDVLAGLVTALLAKNEPLLAASVASFIVKRAADELYKKVGFNYNADDLSDFVPETLKKWTREK, encoded by the coding sequence ATGAAAAATTTCAGTCCAAAAGAATTAAAAAGACTATATCAACCTAACACCAATTCATCAAAAGAGGATAATGGCCAAATAACTATTATTGGTGGTTCTTCCCTTTTTCATGGCGCGCCTATTCTAGCCTTGAAGACTGCTTCAAGAATTGTTGATATGGTCTTCTTTTCCTCTCCTGAAAAACCACTAAGAGAAGTAGCATCTATCATCAAAGCTCAACTTTCATCTTTTATCTGGGTACCTTGGGAAGAAGTAGAAGAATACATTAAAAAATCAGACGCTATTTTAATCGGATCAGGTTTTATGCGCTATAGAAATGAAAAGCAAAGGAAAGAGTGCTTAGAGGATGGAAAATGCGGCATAGAAGCAGAAAAGACAAAGAAAATAACCAAGAATCTAATCAAAAAATTTCCACAGAAAAAATGGGTAATTGACGCCGGAAGCCTGCAGACAATAGAAGCAAAAGACATTCCTCAAAATGCCATTATCACCCCCAACAAGCGCGAATTTAAGCTTGTTTTTAAAGATGAATCAAAAGGCATTGACACAATGCCAGGCAGAGAAAAAGCAGAACTTTTAAAATCTCTTTCCCAAAAATACAAAATTTACATAGTCCTAAAAGGAGCTGAAACATTGGTCTCGTCTCCCAAAGAAGTAGTTGTTGTCAAAGGCGGTAATGCTGGATTAACCAAAGGAGGAACAGGAGATGTTCTAGCAGGCCTTGTCACTGCTCTTCTTGCTAAAAACGAACCTCTTCTTGCTGCTTCTGTTGCTTCTTTCATCGTCAAAAGGGCAGCGGATGAACTTTACAAAAAAGTTGGGTTTAACTATAACGCCGACGATCTGTCAGATTTTGTTCCCGAAACACTCAAAAAGTGGACGAGAGAAAAATAG
- a CDS encoding Transcriptional regulator, producing the protein MFSFKLSKTHILIAISFLFILIISFAISYLFLGKLIFRESKKETTKEIELPKTPTPYFGETQKEEKTKNILLLGYGGKDHSGGFLSDTIILLSLNKEKKTAYLISIPRDIWINLPLDWENLKAAKINEAYAIGIDDIKYPNKKPEFRGKTGGGNMVKYATTQITGLSVDYFVSVYFDQIVKIIDTLGKIRVDVPVSFTDEYYPVKGLENETCGKTPEEMEALKQKYSGFELEKQYKCRYETISFEKGIVEMDGTTALKFMRSRHSATYGGDFSRSQRQMVFLKAIKEKLISLDAFSKVDQIFPELASLVTTDLNLPTAKELISFLGNPEEYQIKEIGLSTENVLTESRGPQGQYILLPKSGFENWQETKNFIKKEMEKEL; encoded by the coding sequence GTGTTCAGTTTTAAATTGTCCAAAACTCACATTCTAATTGCGATCAGCTTTCTTTTTATCCTCATTATCTCTTTTGCCATCTCCTATCTTTTCTTGGGCAAACTAATTTTTAGGGAGAGTAAAAAAGAAACAACAAAAGAAATAGAATTGCCAAAAACCCCTACACCCTATTTTGGCGAGACTCAAAAAGAGGAAAAAACAAAAAACATCCTTCTTTTAGGCTATGGAGGAAAAGACCATAGTGGTGGATTTTTGTCTGACACAATCATCCTTTTATCACTTAATAAAGAAAAGAAAACAGCTTATCTTATTTCTATTCCTCGCGACATTTGGATTAATCTTCCTCTTGATTGGGAAAATTTAAAAGCCGCAAAAATAAATGAAGCCTATGCTATTGGAATAGACGACATTAAATATCCAAACAAAAAGCCGGAATTTAGAGGAAAAACTGGTGGAGGAAATATGGTTAAATATGCAACAACTCAAATTACCGGCCTTTCGGTTGATTATTTTGTTTCTGTCTACTTTGACCAGATAGTCAAGATAATAGACACTTTGGGAAAAATCAGAGTTGATGTTCCTGTTTCTTTCACTGATGAATACTATCCCGTCAAGGGCTTGGAGAATGAAACCTGTGGAAAAACACCTGAAGAAATGGAGGCCTTAAAACAAAAATATTCAGGTTTTGAACTTGAAAAACAATATAAATGTCGCTATGAAACAATAAGCTTTGAAAAAGGAATTGTTGAAATGGACGGCACGACTGCTCTTAAATTTATGCGCTCAAGGCATTCGGCCACTTATGGTGGAGATTTTTCAAGATCACAAAGGCAAATGGTATTTCTTAAAGCTATTAAAGAAAAATTAATCTCACTTGACGCTTTTTCTAAAGTAGATCAAATCTTTCCGGAGCTTGCCAGTCTTGTCACAACAGACCTCAATCTTCCCACCGCAAAAGAACTAATCAGCTTTCTTGGTAATCCTGAAGAATATCAAATAAAAGAGATTGGTTTATCAACAGAAAACGTACTTACCGAGTCAAGAGGCCCTCAAGGTCAATACATACTTCTACCAAAGTCGGGTTTTGAAAACTGGCAGGAAACAAAGAACTTCATCAAGAAAGAGATGGAAAAAGAGCTATAA
- a CDS encoding Glutaredoxin, with product MNLAYFRKSKFDFNKTLENLKDKAKDLGLDLLGEVEISSGKIVQLCAKDWLSNLVSSQKELFAILPCSFLVFKKDDEVFVGVSDPSLLGKLSYDPSVQEISTKADSTLKKLVNDACGVEPLKVKKVRLYATTSCPYCKMEASFLDQNKVDYDYVLVDLDRDAAQEMVQKTGQMGVPVTEIVYENGDEEYIIGFDRSKLSQILLIKN from the coding sequence ATGAACCTAGCTTATTTTCGAAAAAGCAAATTTGATTTCAACAAAACTTTAGAAAACCTCAAAGATAAGGCTAAAGATCTTGGCCTTGATCTTTTGGGAGAAGTTGAAATTTCAAGCGGGAAAATCGTTCAGCTTTGTGCCAAGGACTGGCTTTCAAATTTGGTTTCAAGCCAAAAAGAGCTTTTTGCCATACTTCCTTGTTCTTTTTTGGTTTTTAAGAAAGATGATGAGGTTTTTGTGGGTGTTAGTGATCCATCTCTTTTGGGCAAGTTGTCTTACGACCCTTCAGTTCAGGAAATCTCAACCAAAGCTGATTCAACTTTAAAAAAGCTAGTTAATGACGCATGCGGCGTTGAGCCTTTAAAAGTTAAGAAAGTTAGACTTTATGCAACCACAAGTTGCCCTTATTGCAAGATGGAAGCTTCTTTTCTTGATCAAAATAAGGTTGATTATGATTATGTTTTGGTTGATCTTGATAGGGATGCGGCTCAAGAGATGGTCCAAAAAACTGGCCAGATGGGAGTTCCTGTTACTGAAATAGTCTATGAAAATGGCGATGAAGAGTATATAATTGGTTTTGATAGATCTAAGTTGTCTCAAATCCTTTTAATTAAAAACTAA